In Triticum aestivum cultivar Chinese Spring chromosome 5B, IWGSC CS RefSeq v2.1, whole genome shotgun sequence, the following proteins share a genomic window:
- the LOC123115587 gene encoding uncharacterized protein, whose translation MEANLKNQATVAMLRIVSLASSPVDLIKDALRNVLYMDSVIAFQELPHDALDLLASTHSLTLAYREVSELVMSVEAAIIIVDRWLEPRASGLQGLPAASWRVRADELVGAVAHASCMLVSAGTYCYRASAVLKVSSERWRTFPTDLRKTWMKDARSSLTSVRDRLIDALCALSQMSAAATEARDAANILIDFL comes from the coding sequence ATGGAGGCCAATCTGAAGAACCAGGCGACCGTGGCGATGCTTCGCATTGTCTCCCTCGCAAGCTCCCCTGTCGACCTCATCAAGGATGCTCTCCGCAACGTCCTATATATGGACTCCGTCATTGCGTTTCAGGAGCTGCCGCACGATGCCCTGGACCTACTTGCCTCAACCCACTCCTTGACCTTGGCGTACCGCGAGGTATCTGAGCTGGTGATGTCCGTGGAGGCAGCCATCATCATCGTCGACCGCTGGCTCGAGCCCAGGGCGTCCGGGCTGCAGGGGCTGCCGGCGGCTTCGTGGAGAGTCCGGGCGGATGAGCTCGTCGGGGCTGTGGCCCATGCTAGCTGTATGCTAGTGTCAGCTGGCACGTATTGCTACCGTGCCTCGGCTGTCCTGAAAGTGTCCAGCGAGCGTTGGCGCACCTTCCCTACCGACCTCCGAAAGACCTGGATGAAGGATGCGAGGTCGTCGCTCACCTCTGTACGTGATCGCCTGATTGACGCCCTTTGCGCCCTCTCCCAGATGTCTGCTGCTGCCACCGAAGCCCGGGATGCCGCCAATATACTCATTGATTTTCTGTAG